The sequence TGATGGCGAAGTACGCGGTGGACGCGTTCGCCGCCGACCGCTCGCCCGTGACCCCGCTCGTGGCGCTCACCGCACTCGTCCTCGCGGGCGCCTGCCTCTCCGCGTACGGGCGTTACCTCATGGCCCGTACGGGAGAGGGCGTCGTCCTCCGCGCCCGCCACCAACTGGTCGGCCGCATCATGCGGTTGAAGGTCCCGGCGGTGGACCGCCTGACCCCCGGCGACCTGCAATCGAGGGTGACCAGCGACACCACCCTCCTCCGGACGGTCCTCTCCAGCGGCCTGGTCGAGTCGTTCAACAGCGTGCTGATGCTGCTGGGGACGGTCGCGTTCATGGCGTACATGGACGTCACGCTGCTGGGCGTGACGCTGGTGGTGATCGTCGGTATCGGAGCCGTAACCGCTCTGCTCATGCCGCGCATTCAGCGCGCGCAACTCCGCGCACAGGAGTCGGTCGGCGCGATGGGCGCGGCGCTGGACCGGGTGCTCCAGGCGTTCCGTACGGTCAAGGCGAGCGGCGCGGAGGAGCGCGAGACGGCGGCCGTGGCGGAGGCGGCACGCCATGCGCACGACCGGGGTGTCTCGGTGGCGAAGTGGTCCTCGGTCTCCGACGTCACGATGATGATGTCGATCCAACTGGCCTTCCTGGCCGTGCTGGGAGTGGGCGGGGCGCGGGTGGCGTCGGGCTCCCTGGAGATCTCCTCGCTGATCGCGTTCCTGCTCTACCTCTTCTACCTGATGGGCCCGATCGGCGGCCTGGTCGAGGGCTGGACGGGCTTGCAGAGCGGCCTCGCCGCCGTACGCAGGATCGACGAGGTGGAGTCGCTGCCGGGCGAACCGGCGGAGGCTGTAGGCGAGTTGAAGGAGGGTGGCGGCCCCCTGCGCGTCACCTTCCAGGACGTGACCTTCGGGTACGGGGACGAGCGCGCCCCCGCCCACAAGGGCGTCACGTTCGACGTGCCGACGGGCGGGCTGGTGGCGCTGGTGGGCCCGTCGGGGGCGGGCAAGTCGACGGTGTTCAGCCTGCTGGAGCGGTTCTACGACCACGACGGCGGCACGATCACCGTGGACGGCCGGGACATCCGGGACTGGCCGCTGACGGAGCTGCGCGCCTCGCTCGCGTACGTGGAACAGGACGCCCCGGTCCTGGCCGGAACCCTCCGCGAGAACCTCCTCTTCGCGGCCCCCGACGCCCCGGAGGACCGGCTGACGGAGGCGGTGGCCCGCACCCGCCTGGACGCGCTGGTCGCCCGGCTGCCCGAGGGCCTGGACACGGCGGTCGGCCACCGGGGCGTCACCCTCTCCGGCGGCGAACGCCAGCGCATCGCCATCGCCCGCGCCTTGCTGCGCCGCCCCCGGCTGTTGCTGCTGGACGAGGTGACCTCGCAACTGGACGCGGTCAACGAGCAGGCGCTGCGCGACGTCATCCTCGAACTGGCCGAGCAGGCAACGGTGTTGGTCATCGCCCACCGCCTCTCCACCGTCCGCCACGCCGACCGTATCGTGGTCCTGGAGGAGGGCCGCGTCCGCACGGCGGGCACGCACGAGGAGCTGATCGCGTCGGACGACCTCTACCGCGAACTGGCGACGACGCAGCTGGCGGCGGAGGTGCGGTGAGGGGTCAGCGGGCGTAGCTCTTGAGCTCCTCGGTGTAGCGGCCCGCTCGGGCGAGGGTGCCGTCCGGCGGGGCACGGCCATTGCGGTATCCCCCGATCCGCAGCCCGCGCTCTCGGTAAAGCCGCAGCTCCGGCTGCTGCTGCATGCACTGCATCGCGACCCACATGATGATCTCGTCGTGATCCCCGTCCGGAACGGGCTTGACCTCTAGCTTTCCGTCGATGAGCTCAAGCGTCACGGTCTCGGGGGCCGAGCGGGCCAGCTGCTCGAATTCCTCGACGGACAGCTGGGCGCGCGGTGCGTGATCGGCGGGGCTGGGGGGCATGGCGTCGCCTCCTCCCCTCCATCGTGCCCCGTCGGACCTGGGGACGAGCTGCACGGTCATCGGTATGTCCTTTCGGGCCGGGGAACCAGCCCCGCCCGGACCGCGTTCATCCGCTCCCGTACCCCGGGCGCCTGCACGGCCCCCGGCGGACCCACCGGCGGCTCGGGCACCGGCCCACGGCACTTCCGGCACAGGCCGCCGAGCAGCGCCTCCGGGGTGCCGGGGGCCCCGCACTCGCCGCACTCCAGGATGCGCAGGACGGTCCGGGGCGCCGGCACGGTCCGCTCGGGTGGCAGTTTGTCGGTGAGGCGGCGTTCGACGAGGCGGGCGGCGCAGTGGACGGGGGAGGGGAGGCCGGCGGTCAGGGCGTGCAGCAGCTCGGCCTCCGTCGCACCTCGCGCGAACCACTCGCTGACCTGCGGTTCCAGCCGTACGCAGTCGGCGGCGGACAGCGACAGCGCCGGAGCCGTACGTCCCAGGGCGGCCAGCAGGATGAACGCCCGCGAGCGAGTGGGCCGTTGAGGCTGGTCCGACGGCGCGTCGCCCCGGACGTAGGCGTTCCACCACTCGTCCTCGCGTGCCGTACGGGAGAAGAAGGTCCGGGTCACCCAGAACATCATCTCCTCGGTGATCACGCACTCCCTGCCGCGCCGCAGATGCCCGGCGGCCTGGAGCCGGTTGAGGGTGGTGCTCAGGGCGCACTGTCCGTACGGGAGGTGCTTGGCCAGCGTCTTCACGGAGATGTCGGAGCCGTCGGGCAGCCGGTCGACGTACGCGGCGACGGCAGCGTCACGGGGAAGGAGGTGGGCGAAGTCGCGCTCGGTGCGCGGTCGTTCGCCGGGGGCGGTGCGCTTGCCGTAGCCGGGTTTGGCCATGGGGTGCGGGGTTGTGGGCGGGGTCTCGTGCGGGGAGCGGGGGTCAGCACTAAGCTGGCTGGCAGCCATGGGGATCGCTTGTTCCGATCTTCGTTGGTCAGGCCCCTGTTCGGTGTTCCACCACCAACAGGGGTCGTCCTTTTCTTCTGTCGCTCTTCCGCACGCTAGAGCCTGGCGACTGCGCGTCGCAAGTCGGTCACAAGCGGTCAACTCCGGTCGCAGGGAGGGTGGGTGGGAAAAGTGACCCATCCACCCCATCACCGTAAAGAGCGCTCGGATCTCGCCGCTTGAGCTCCGGGAGGAGCAGGGGGTCGGGGCCGGTGGGAACGGTTGTGCGGCAGGATCGCCGCGTGAAGAACGCCAGTTCCTTTACGGCGTCGTCGCTGCTGTCGTTCCGGCAGGCGGACGGGAGTGACCTGGCGGCCGGGCGTCGGGGGCGTGGGCTGATGCAGTGCCGGGCTGACGTGCTCCTGACGCCCTGGGTTCCGTGACGACGATCACTCCGATGGCTCGCCGGGGCTGTAGACCGGATGCCCGGCGGCGGGCGTATACCCGGTGAAGCGAAAGATCCGGGAGCAACTTTTGACCGTCGAGGAGTTCGAAGAGTTCTACGCCCAGGCGGTCGCGCGTCTCACAGGCCAGCTGTACGTGATGACGGGGGACCTCCAGGAGGCGCAGGACGTCGTGCAGGAGGCCTTCGTCAAGGCGTGGGTCCGGCGCGGCCGGCTGGAGCGGGACGGGCAGCCCGAGGCGTGGATCCGTACGGTCGCGTGGCGGCTGGCGGTGAGCCGTTGGCGCTTCCGGCGGCGTTCGGCGGACGCGTGGGGCCGGGGGAGCGGTGCGGCGGAACACGTCGCACCGCCGGACCCGGACCACGTGGTGCTGGTCGACGCGCTCCGGGAGCTGCCCGCGCAGCAGCGGCGGACGTTGACCCTGCACTACCTGTGCGACCTCACGGTGGAGCAGATCGCCGGGGAGACCGGGCTTTCCGCCAGCACGATCAAGACGCATCTGGTCCGCGGACGGGCGGCGCTCGCCCACCGTCTGGAGGACCCCCGCATGGAGGAGGCTCCTGATGTCTGAACCACGGGACCCCTTGGGGCCGGAGGGATCGCAGGGTCATCGGGACTCCTCGGGTCCGCACGATCCGTCGGGTCCGCACGATCCGTTGCGGTCCCTGTTCCGGCAGGCCGGGGACTTCGGGCAGGGCCGCTCCGTCGCGGACCCGGCGGCCCGCATCACCGAACGCGGCATGCGGGCCCAGCGGCGCCGGATGGCCGTGGTCGCGGTGGGGGTGTGCCTGGTCATCGGGGGCGGCGGGGCGGCGGCGATCGGCCTGCTCCCGGCCACCCCGAAGCCGGCCCCTCCGGCGACGAGCCCGTCGCCGAGCTACCCGTCCCCGGCCCCGCCACCACCGGCCGGGACCCCTACGGAGCCGCCGACGCCCAGTAATACGGTGCCGGGTTCGGCGACGAGGTCGTTCCCTCCGGAGGGCATGCCGACGACGGAGGCGGCTTCGCCCCCATCGACATCGACATCGACGACCGCACCGACGATGGGGGCGACGTCGACGCCGTGACGGTCGAAGCCGTGACGGTCGACGGCTGACGGTCGGTGCTGTGACGGCTGACGCCTGACGCCTGACTGCGGGCCTGCGGCTGCTTCCGCTTCCGACCGGCTAAGCCCCCTTCTCCCGTCCCTCTCCCTCCCGTGCCCCGGCGGCTCCCCCGGGCGATCCGGCACGCCTGGAAGTGCCCGAAAGGTGCCTGAATGTCTACGTTGTCCCCCGGGCTGCGGCCTGCTCCGCCCCGCCCCGGGGCCTCTGAGCCCCGGCCGGAGACGCACGAGCGCCGGGCGGCCGGGGCAGGGTTCCACCGGGCGCTCGCCTGGCTGACCCCGGCCGACCGCAGGGTGCTCCGGCTCTACCTCCTCACCCGCATATCCCTGTGGATCACGGCCCACGGCGCCCGGTGGCTGTTCCCCCGGGGCTCGGACACACGGGAGGCGGGCCCGGTTCTCGCGCCGTTCCAGCAGTGGGACGCGAACCACTACCTGCACATAGCGCGCGACGGCTACTTCCCGGCCGACGCAGGCCCGTGGGTGGAGGGTTGGGACAACAGGGAGGCGTTCTTCCCCGGATTCCCGCTGCTCCTGAGGGCCGTGCACGTCGTCGTCCCGAGCTGGACGGCGGCGGGCCTGCTGATCTCGCTGGTCGCGGGAGCCGTGGCCGTACTGGCCCTGTCCCGCATAGCCCGCTCGTACGTCCCCGAGGACGCCGACGGCCGACGTACGGCCCTGTTCTTCCTGCTCTCCCCGTGCGCGGTCTTCCTGGCGGCCGGCTACACGGAGGCGCTGTTCCTGGCGTTCGCGCTCCCGGCCTGGCTGGCGGCCCAGCGCCACCACTGGGCGTGGGCGTGCACGCTGACGGCTCTGGCGACGACGGTGCGGGTCAGCGGCCTGTTCCTGGCGGCGGCACTGGCGGTGCTGTTCGCGCTCTCGGCCTGGTCGGGCAAGGGCTGGCGCGGGGCGCCCTGGCTGGCACTGCCCGCGCTGCCGCCGCTGGCGTACAGCTGGTATCTGCACGCCCGCACGGGCGACTGGATGGCGTGGAAGCACGCACAGGAGCGGGGCTGGTACCGGGAGTTCCACACCCCCTGGGAGGCGTGGGCGAACACGTGGAACGCGGCGTTCGACGGCGTACACGCGACCGGCTACGCGGCCATGTTCCAGGCGGAGTTGGTGGCGATGGTGGTGGGCCTGGCCCTGGTCGCGCTGCTGGTACGGCACCGCCGCTGGCCGGAGGCGGTGTACGTCGCGCTGAGCCTGTGGGCGCTGGGAACGTCGTACTGGTACACGTCCATCCCCCGCGCCACGCTGCTGTGGTGGCCGCTGTGGATCGGCCTGGCGGCCCTGAGCCTGCGCCGCCCGTGGTTCAGGACGGCCTACCTGTGCGTGGCGGCCCCGCTGAGCGCACTGGTGGCGCTGGCGTTTCTTACGGGGCGGTGGGCGGGGTGACGGCCTCGCCGCACCCACCCGCCGCTACGAACGGCCGGTCCGCCTCACCGCCCGGGGCGCGGCCCAGCCGATCCGTCGCCGTGACGAGGGTGGAGGAGATATGGGCCAGGCCGGGGTCTGCGGCGATGAAGACCGTTTCGACTCCGGCCAGTTCGTGGTTCATCCGGGCCATCGGCATTTCGTAGTCCAGGTCGGGAACGCCCCGGACTCCGCGGATGACGGCGTCGATCCCGGCCCGGCCGCAGTAGTCGACCAACAGGCCGCCGGTGTGGGAGTCGACCGTGACGTTGCTCAGGCCGGCCGCTGCCGCCCGGAGCCGGTCCAGCCGTTCCGGGACGGGAAAGCGGCCGGTCTTGTTCGCGTTGAACATCACGCACACGACGACCTCGTCGAACAGCGCGGCGGCGCGGCGGAGTATGTCCTGGTGCCCTTGAGTGACCGGGTCGAAAGATCCTGGGAAGAGGGCTCGCATGGCCGGGAAGAGTAGCAAGCGGCCGCCCCTGGTGGGTGAGTGGCGGAGGCCGAACCGTCATCAGCGGGACGGATACCGCCCGAGATGCGGCGAAGATCACACTCTGCAATTTTGCGCATAATTCACCCGCAAGGAAGTTGATCAAGCGCAATTTCGCGCAACATCCTTCCGCTCACGCTCCGCTGTCGATCACCCTCTACGAGTCAGCACAACCCCTCGGCCCACGGAGGACTTTGTGGCCCTGCATCTCCTGTGCAAGGACCCGGAGAGCCCGAACAACGGCTCACCCACCTTGTATTACGACGATGAGTCGCGCAACTACCTGCTTCAGGGGTGGCGCGTGGCGGATTCGGCAACCCGGCTGTCCGACCTCGTGATTCCCGAGCACGAGACGATAGTGGAGTTCCCCTCGCGCCTTCTGAGGCTGTTCCCGGCCGCCGGAGGAGCGCCGCAAGACTGAGCATCCGAACGGGTGGACGAAGCCATGAAATCTAGCTGATTGCCCGTCAAATAGCCTGATCCGGCCGGTTGGTTCGGGCTGGTTGCCGCACGGCACACTGTCGCGCATGGCTCACTCCGAAAGTGTTCAACGCGCCCGCCGCGACCTCGGCGCCAAACTCAGCGCGATGCGCAAGAGCGAGGGTCTCACCGGTCGTGCCTTGGCCGACATCTGTGGTGGCTGGCACCCGTCCAAGGTCAGCCGTATCGAGAACGGCCGCGCTGCCGCCAGCGCGGCCGACATCACCGCCTGGACCCTGGCATGCCGGCACCCGGAAGCCGCACCTGAGCTGATCACCGCTGCCAACAACATCGCGTCCATGTACCTGGAATGGCGCGACATGGAACGCAGGGGGCTGGCCAAGGCCCAGGAACACGTCATCCCGCTGTGGGAGGAGACCAAGAGATTCAAGGCGTACGCCATCAGTTACGTCCCGGGCCCGTTGCAGACGGAGGACTACACCCGAGCCGTCCTCGCCGGTATCCGTGTCCGCCGGGGTCTGAGTGACAGCGGCTTCGAGGACGCCGTCGCCACCCGTACGGCCAAGCAGAAGTACCTGAGGACCAAGCAGTTCCGGGTCGTCCTTGAAGAGGATGTCCTCTATACCCGCTACGCCGAACCCTCGGTGATGCTCAATCAGCTCACTCGGCTGATCCAGGTCGCGGACTACTCCAGTGTCAGCCTCGGCATCATCCCGCGGGACGCCGACAGAGGCCCCGCCCACAAGGCTCAGGATTTCTGGATCTATGACGACGAAACGGTCCAGGCCGAGATCCCCTCCGCCTTCCTCACCCTGAAACAGCAGAACGAGGTCAGCCGGTACCTGGCCGACTTCCAGCGCCTGAGCGAACTCGCCGCTGTCAGCGGTGCGGCAGTTCCCATCATCGCGAAAGCCATCAGCGCCTACAGCTGACCTCTCCGCAACCCGGCGGACGGGGCTCGGCGCAGGCCGTCACCTCTCAACGCCGGAACGGAGCACAGCCCCATGACTGCCGTACGACGCCGGAGTGAGCACTGGAACGCGCCTCCGACCTGGCGCGCCTCGCCCACCTTCGATCGGCATCGCGTTCCCCGGCCGGGCCAGTCGGCCGCCCTCGTCACCGTGGCCCTCTTCGCCGCCGCTGTCGGCGTGTTCACCCTGGCCACCTGGAACGGGAACACGCCGAGCGCCGCCACGGCCACTGAGGCCGCGGTCACCAAGGCCGTTCGCGAGGAACTGCACGCGATGTTCCTCGCCGACATCGCCTCCAGGGGGAGCGTGCTGCGTTCGAGCCTTCTCCAGGAAGATGCTGCCGCCCGCATCGACTACCCGGGGAACGCCGACACCTTGGCCTTACGTTGCTACGGTGCCGGCCGACTTCGCGTGGCGAGGATCCTGACCGACGGCACGAGCGAGGCGCACCCGGAGATCCGCTGCGGCGACACGACCGCGACGTACATCGTCAACGACGGCACCCTCCGCACGATCGTGCTCCGCCTCGACGGAGCAGGGACCTGGGCTTCCTGGGCGCTGACCCGCCCTACGTCACCGACCGGTGCGCCCGGGCGGACAACACTCTGAATCCAGCGCGCACGCGCTGGGACAGATGGAGAACTTCGCTGCCTCGGGGACAAGACCGGTGCTGGGGCCCATCGAACTCGGGTCTCCCCGAGGCCCGCACGGGCCCCAGGTCTCAGCGCACGTCGCTGACGAACGCCGACCAGGCGGAGGATCCGAAGACGACCGCCGGTCCCTCCGGCTGCTTCGAGTCGCGTACGGGGACGACACCCGGAAAGTCGTCGGACACCTCGACGCAGTTACCGCCGTCGGAGTTGCTGTACGAGGACTTCCGCCACGTCGCGGAAGTCAGGTCGGCTCGGCGGGAAGGCATGTTCGGATCTCCTTGACCAGCTGCTGGATAAACTCGGTTGTTTTCTCCGGAGAGAGCGCCTTGTCTCGCTGTAAATCGTAGGACAACCGCAGCTCCTCGACGCGTCCTGAGTCCTCAACCAGTTCACCGGACTTGCTGCCCTCCAGGTAGGCCACGGCCTTACCGTTGGCCAGCCACAGGACCGTCAGTGAACCACCCATCAGATCGTGCAGCCCTGCCGAGAAGGGCAGCAACTGAAGCGTGACGTTCGGGCGGCTCTGCCACTCCAGCAGGGCCTCCAGCTGTTCCAGCCATACGGCGGGCTGCGAAGCCGCGCGGTGGAACACCGCTTCGTCGAGCAACGCCCGGAAGTACGGAGCGTCCTGGCCTTCGAGGACGGACTGACGGCTCATGCGGGCGTCGACATCCTCTTGCAGCTCCGCCGCATCCCGAGGTGGGGAGTGCTGCAACACCTCCGCCGCGTACGCCTTCGTCTGGAGCAGCCCCGGGATGGCGCTGCACGCGTACTCGTACCGCACCGTCGCTTCCCGCTCCAGCCTCATGAACCGCTGGTACCGGCTGCCGAAGGCGTCGTCCCGGGCCAGCTCCCAGAGCTGCTGCAACTGCTCGCCCGTGCCGTAGACCTTGTCGAGTGCCGCCATGACCTCCAGTGAGCCCAGGCGCGCTCCGGTCTCCAGCTTGTGCAGGTACGACCGGTCGTACGTCGTCTCCTCGTACAGCTCCTCCAGCGTCATCCCGGACCGGTCCCGCAACCGCTTCACCGTCTCGTGCAGCATCTTGCGGGCGGACGCCTCCCCACCCGAATCGGATGCGCGTTTGGGCATTCCAACTCCCCTGTGTCCTGGGGGGATAGGGCTACAGAGACCCCCTTCCGAGCGTAGCCAGCAACGCCGATGCTCGTGACAGAAAGATCCGAAGTCTTCACGGAAGGTGAGAGCCATGAGCGCACTGCCGAAGTACGCCCCCGAGTGCAGCTGGCGGGCCGAGCGCATTCCCGCCCGTCCGGTCATGCGCGTCATCGACGTACAGAGGCAGGACACGTACTTTGACCTGCCACTGATGATCACCTTCAACGGCGGCGCGCAGGGTCCGGCGTACCTCCGCCTGGAAGTGGACGACGCCATCGACCTCGTGGACGAGCTGAACCTGGCGCTGGACGTTCAGGTGAGGGAGCCCGTGGCTCAGCCGTGCGCCCCGTCGGGCTCCTGACACAAGCCCCGTGCCGGCCCACGCGGGCCGCACGGCAACCCCGTGCCGGCCCGGATACCCCACGTCGGAGTAATGACCTCATGACCATCACAGTGCTCGCCCGTCAAGGTCCGCAAGTTCACGACACCGCAGTGAGGAGTGCGCCCATGGTGCGCCGGTGCGAAGTCAGCGTCGTGCGGTCGACACCCGCCGGACGGTCGATGGTGTCGGCCGACCGACGCCGCCCCGGACAACTGCGGCGCATGAACTGTGCCCTGCTCAAGCTGTGGGACTTGCAGCCATGCATCGACGCAGCCGCGCTCGTCCTCACCGAGCTGGTCACGAACGCCTTCCAGCATGGTGGCGGAGAGGACATCACCGTCACCTGGTCTGCCGACGGAACGCACCTGACTATTCAGGTGGAGGACAGCTCTTCCGTACGCCCGGTGCTCCGAACCGCGGACGAGAGCTCGGAGAGCGGTCGCGGACTGAGCATCGTGGAGGCGCTGGCCGACAAGTGGGGAGTCAGCGAGGACGGCCACACCGCCCACTGCGCGCTCGTTCTTCCAAAGCGTGGAGCGTGAGCGTGACCGCCGCAACTCTGCTGCCCCCGAACCCGGGCGCAGCCCGGCGATTCGTACGAGGAAAGGAAGCTTCACGTGTTCATCGACGTTCCGAACGAACTCGAAGCCGCTCTGATCGACCTTTCCCTCCCGATATGGAAGTTGGACGGCCCCTTCCTGGCGGAGTCCTCCGCGGAGCGGTATCGGACCGAGCTGACGGCCACCCCGCAGTTCGTGGAGACCGTCGCGACGCTGCGCCACGCCCTGACCGGAGAGGGCGGGGGATACGCCGTGCTGCGCCTGGGAAACCTCGCCAAGGCGCTGGGGACCGACGACAACCGGTTCCTGCGGCTGGCGACGGGCTTCGCGGCCGAGGTGGCCGTTCCCTTCTCGCCTTTCCCCCGGTGGCCCCTTTGGAAGGACATCGGAGTCAAGGTCGACAAGGATCCCGGCAAGTCCAGCGGTACTGGGTACAACGCGTTCCACATGGACCTGGTGAACGGAACCCTGCCACCGGACTTCACCACACTCCTGTGCGTTCGCCCCGACCCGCTCGGTGGCGGTCCGAGCATCCTCTCCGACGCCCACGCCGCGGTGGCGCGGCTTTCGGAGGACAGCCGTGCGCTGCTGGCCGAGCCGGCCTACCACTACGGGACCTTCTTCGACCTGTTCGGCGTGGGAGAGGAGTACAGGCCGTTCCCGATCCTGGACGGCTCCGATCCAGGCAGGGGGTTCGTCCGGTTCACCGCCAAGATGCTGGAGCGGTCTCAGCTCGGCCGAGCGAACGCCGACGCCGCCAGGGAACTTGCAGAGGAACTCGTCCGGGGCCAGGTCTCCTTCATGCTCCGACCCGGGGACTACCTCATGGTGAACCAGCGCCGCTTCCTACACGGTCGGAAAGCGCTCCACCATGGCCAGGAGACCGTCCCGGCCGCCGACCGTCGGTTGCTGCTCCAGTTGTTCCTGCACGCGAGCGCCGGAGACGGCTCGGCCGCTCAGTCGGCCGTCGGCACCGATGACTCACCGTGTCCCACCTTGGCCTAGATACGCGAGTTGCGCAGCGACTGCCACACAGCGCCGGCCAGCGCCCGCGTCGACCGTGCGACCGACAGATGCTCGTGCTCGCGATACAGGTTCCAGTTGTACGGAACGAGCGACAGCTTGTTCGAGGACAGCGATCCCGGCTGGTGGGCCCTGTACACCGCAAGCGGCTCAGCCAGGCCCCGAGCGTCCGCGCCGTCCCGCATGATGCTCAGCCACAGCGCGTAGTCCTGGCGCTTGCGCATCTCCGGCATCAGCCTCGTGCCCAGGACATTGCGGTCGTACATGGCGGTGAGAGCACCGATGTGGTCCTGGACCAGCATCGCGCGGTAGTCCACGTGTGCCCGCGCGCGGATCACCCGCCCGTTCGGGACCCAGTCGGTGCTCTCGCCGTCGTAGCCGGCGTCCATCTTGAAGTACGAGGTGAACGTCAAAGGCGCAGTGGACTCCGCGGCGAAGGCGAGCTGCTTCTCGGTCTTCTCCGGCAGCCACATGTCGTCGCTGTCGAGAAAGGCGATGTAATCCCCTCGGGCTCTCTCGATCGCGAGGTTGCGGGCCCGGCCTGCACCGCCCCGTTCGGGTGCCGAC is a genomic window of Streptomyces sp. SID8374 containing:
- a CDS encoding DUF397 domain-containing protein, coding for MPSRRADLTSATWRKSSYSNSDGGNCVEVSDDFPGVVPVRDSKQPEGPAVVFGSSAWSAFVSDVR
- a CDS encoding TauD/TfdA family dioxygenase codes for the protein MFIDVPNELEAALIDLSLPIWKLDGPFLAESSAERYRTELTATPQFVETVATLRHALTGEGGGYAVLRLGNLAKALGTDDNRFLRLATGFAAEVAVPFSPFPRWPLWKDIGVKVDKDPGKSSGTGYNAFHMDLVNGTLPPDFTTLLCVRPDPLGGGPSILSDAHAAVARLSEDSRALLAEPAYHYGTFFDLFGVGEEYRPFPILDGSDPGRGFVRFTAKMLERSQLGRANADAARELAEELVRGQVSFMLRPGDYLMVNQRRFLHGRKALHHGQETVPAADRRLLLQLFLHASAGDGSAAQSAVGTDDSPCPTLA
- a CDS encoding SigE family RNA polymerase sigma factor, which translates into the protein MTVEEFEEFYAQAVARLTGQLYVMTGDLQEAQDVVQEAFVKAWVRRGRLERDGQPEAWIRTVAWRLAVSRWRFRRRSADAWGRGSGAAEHVAPPDPDHVVLVDALRELPAQQRRTLTLHYLCDLTVEQIAGETGLSASTIKTHLVRGRAALAHRLEDPRMEEAPDV
- a CDS encoding glycosyltransferase family A protein — its product is MPLVSVVMPVYNSAATLGAAVRSVLTQTHGDLELLVTDDQSSDASMDLLREFAERDERVLPRSAPERGGAGRARNLAIERARGDYIAFLDSDDMWLPEKTEKQLAFAAESTAPLTFTSYFKMDAGYDGESTDWVPNGRVIRARAHVDYRAMLVQDHIGALTAMYDRNVLGTRLMPEMRKRQDYALWLSIMRDGADARGLAEPLAVYRAHQPGSLSSNKLSLVPYNWNLYREHEHLSVARSTRALAGAVWQSLRNSRI
- the coaD gene encoding pantetheine-phosphate adenylyltransferase, giving the protein MRALFPGSFDPVTQGHQDILRRAAALFDEVVVCVMFNANKTGRFPVPERLDRLRAAAAGLSNVTVDSHTGGLLVDYCGRAGIDAVIRGVRGVPDLDYEMPMARMNHELAGVETVFIAADPGLAHISSTLVTATDRLGRAPGGEADRPFVAAGGCGEAVTPPTAP
- a CDS encoding ABC transporter ATP-binding protein; protein product: MAGTTTGADRPPEGAETPGAGGRPEAVGPTGADGRPEAVGVPEADGRPEAVGAREETASPSEAGGTGPAPLRLLLTRVRPHRGVLVRAGLLSLAGSAAGLAMPLMAKYAVDAFAADRSPVTPLVALTALVLAGACLSAYGRYLMARTGEGVVLRARHQLVGRIMRLKVPAVDRLTPGDLQSRVTSDTTLLRTVLSSGLVESFNSVLMLLGTVAFMAYMDVTLLGVTLVVIVGIGAVTALLMPRIQRAQLRAQESVGAMGAALDRVLQAFRTVKASGAEERETAAVAEAARHAHDRGVSVAKWSSVSDVTMMMSIQLAFLAVLGVGGARVASGSLEISSLIAFLLYLFYLMGPIGGLVEGWTGLQSGLAAVRRIDEVESLPGEPAEAVGELKEGGGPLRVTFQDVTFGYGDERAPAHKGVTFDVPTGGLVALVGPSGAGKSTVFSLLERFYDHDGGTITVDGRDIRDWPLTELRASLAYVEQDAPVLAGTLRENLLFAAPDAPEDRLTEAVARTRLDALVARLPEGLDTAVGHRGVTLSGGERQRIAIARALLRRPRLLLLDEVTSQLDAVNEQALRDVILELAEQATVLVIAHRLSTVRHADRIVVLEEGRVRTAGTHEELIASDDLYRELATTQLAAEVR
- a CDS encoding helix-turn-helix transcriptional regulator → MAHSESVQRARRDLGAKLSAMRKSEGLTGRALADICGGWHPSKVSRIENGRAAASAADITAWTLACRHPEAAPELITAANNIASMYLEWRDMERRGLAKAQEHVIPLWEETKRFKAYAISYVPGPLQTEDYTRAVLAGIRVRRGLSDSGFEDAVATRTAKQKYLRTKQFRVVLEEDVLYTRYAEPSVMLNQLTRLIQVADYSSVSLGIIPRDADRGPAHKAQDFWIYDDETVQAEIPSAFLTLKQQNEVSRYLADFQRLSELAAVSGAAVPIIAKAISAYS
- a CDS encoding ATP-binding protein; the protein is MTITVLARQGPQVHDTAVRSAPMVRRCEVSVVRSTPAGRSMVSADRRRPGQLRRMNCALLKLWDLQPCIDAAALVLTELVTNAFQHGGGEDITVTWSADGTHLTIQVEDSSSVRPVLRTADESSESGRGLSIVEALADKWGVSEDGHTAHCALVLPKRGA
- a CDS encoding mannosyltransferase family protein, whose product is MSTLSPGLRPAPPRPGASEPRPETHERRAAGAGFHRALAWLTPADRRVLRLYLLTRISLWITAHGARWLFPRGSDTREAGPVLAPFQQWDANHYLHIARDGYFPADAGPWVEGWDNREAFFPGFPLLLRAVHVVVPSWTAAGLLISLVAGAVAVLALSRIARSYVPEDADGRRTALFFLLSPCAVFLAAGYTEALFLAFALPAWLAAQRHHWAWACTLTALATTVRVSGLFLAAALAVLFALSAWSGKGWRGAPWLALPALPPLAYSWYLHARTGDWMAWKHAQERGWYREFHTPWEAWANTWNAAFDGVHATGYAAMFQAELVAMVVGLALVALLVRHRRWPEAVYVALSLWALGTSYWYTSIPRATLLWWPLWIGLAALSLRRPWFRTAYLCVAAPLSALVALAFLTGRWAG
- a CDS encoding helix-turn-helix transcriptional regulator produces the protein MPKRASDSGGEASARKMLHETVKRLRDRSGMTLEELYEETTYDRSYLHKLETGARLGSLEVMAALDKVYGTGEQLQQLWELARDDAFGSRYQRFMRLEREATVRYEYACSAIPGLLQTKAYAAEVLQHSPPRDAAELQEDVDARMSRQSVLEGQDAPYFRALLDEAVFHRAASQPAVWLEQLEALLEWQSRPNVTLQLLPFSAGLHDLMGGSLTVLWLANGKAVAYLEGSKSGELVEDSGRVEELRLSYDLQRDKALSPEKTTEFIQQLVKEIRTCLPAEPT